From the genome of Pseudomonas putida:
CAAGTGGTGCATCTATGGGGCTACGACAGCCTGGACGATTTCGAGCGCCGCAGTGCCGCTCGCGATACCGACCCGGACTTCGCCGCCTACCTGCATGCCACCCGTGACCTGGTGGTGGCCCAGGAAACCCGGATCATCAAGCCGGTGCACCTGCGCAGCCTCGACCAGCACTGACAGCGTTCTCAATAAAAACAACAAGAGACTCAGGCAATGAACCACACCCTCGACGTGCGTCAGCTGATCGACCAGCAGCCGATCGGCCATTATCAGAAATGGGTCGTTTTCCTCGGCTTTCTTATCATTGCCCTGGACGGGCTGGACGTGGCCATCATCGGCTTCATCGCGCCCCAACTGAAAAGCGACTGGGGCCTGGGCCCACAAAGCCTGGGGCCGGTACTGAGCGCTGCGTTGATCGGCCTGGCCCTGGGCGCGCTGATCGCTGGCCCTCTGGCCGACCGCCATGGACGCAAGGCAGTGTTGCTGGGCAGCGTCGCGCTGTTCGGCCTGTGGACCTTGGCCTCGGCGTTTTCGCCCAACCTGGAAACCTTGGTCGCGTTGCGCTTCCTGACCGGACTCGGGCTCGGCGCCGCCATGCCCAATGCCAGCACACTGGTCAGTGAGTACGCTCCGGCGCGTAGCCGTTCGTTATTGATCACCTTGGCGTTCTGTGGGTTTTCCCTGGGTGCGGCTGCGGGAGGTTTCGTCAGCGCCTGGATGATCCCCAACCTCGGTTGGCGCAGCGTATTGGCGTTGGGTGGGGTGTTGCCGTTGCTGGTGCTGCCGCTGCTGTACTGGCGCCTGCCAGAGTCGGTGACGTTCCTGGTCAGCAAGGGCGCCGAGCCGCAGCGCATCCGCGCCATCGTCGAACGCCTTTCGCCCGGAGCTTGCACACCGGCCACGCGCTTCGTGCTGGCGGCCGGCGCGCCGAGCCAGGGCAGTGCGATCGGCACAATCCTGTCGCCGCGCTATCGCTTCGGCACGTTGATGCTGTGGAGCGGCTACGTGCTGGCGCTGTTCCTGGTGTATCTGTTCAGTGGCTGGTTGCCGACGCTGGTGAAGGAGGGCGGTGGCTTCACGGTCTCCGAGGCGGCCATCGTCACCGCCTGCTTCCAGATCGGCGGGCCGGTTGGGGC
Proteins encoded in this window:
- a CDS encoding NIPSNAP family protein, producing MHKPIVDHRVYTIRPRCMAAFLEAFDQLAMPILLRHLGPPLAFYVSSIGPLNQVVHLWGYDSLDDFERRSAARDTDPDFAAYLHATRDLVVAQETRIIKPVHLRSLDQH
- a CDS encoding MFS transporter, whose amino-acid sequence is MNHTLDVRQLIDQQPIGHYQKWVVFLGFLIIALDGLDVAIIGFIAPQLKSDWGLGPQSLGPVLSAALIGLALGALIAGPLADRHGRKAVLLGSVALFGLWTLASAFSPNLETLVALRFLTGLGLGAAMPNASTLVSEYAPARSRSLLITLAFCGFSLGAAAGGFVSAWMIPNLGWRSVLALGGVLPLLVLPLLYWRLPESVTFLVSKGAEPQRIRAIVERLSPGACTPATRFVLAAGAPSQGSAIGTILSPRYRFGTLMLWSGYVLALFLVYLFSGWLPTLVKEGGGFTVSEAAIVTACFQIGGPVGAIAVGWAMDRWHPQRVLMLTFLFSGAVVFAIGQVAGDFAWLCAIAWAVGFGLNGGSVGMNALAAAFYPTEARATGASWMSGIGRFGAILSAFAGAQMLAMGWRFDQVFAALLVPAGLAALAVLLQGWHAQAARRSAAQTV